A DNA window from Glycine soja cultivar W05 unplaced genomic scaffold, ASM419377v2 tig00034923_1_pilon, whole genome shotgun sequence contains the following coding sequences:
- the LOC114404425 gene encoding uncharacterized protein LOC114404425, whose protein sequence is MPGILSRLNATIYCRIREAITRQQGVPTSLYRSSALPLCSLTSSHTLHTKSMITASHSNAMLGDVYAYGLISGRGSVRDFTKPAVGCLRGSVNLRRLQPLYGPLSFGCSTFDANRRIRDSSLLHGSWLKNFSASSSACYSVGAAHAVSFDGSPPDEQLANSSFSPDPYVIVVLNILNSISP, encoded by the coding sequence ATGCCTGGCATTCTCTCAAGGCTGAATGCAACCATTTACTGTCGCATTCGGGAAGCAATAACAAGGCAACAAGGAGTGCCGACATCCTTGTACAGAAGTTCAGCTTTGCCTCTTTGTTCGCTCACTTCAAGTCACACACTTCACACAAAATCAATGATTACTGCCTCACATTCCAATGCTATGCTGGGAGATGTTTATGCTTATGGCTTAATCTCAGGTCGTGGTAGTGTGCGAGACTTCACAAAGCCTGCTGTAGGTTGCTTGAGGGGTAGTGTGAATCTAAGGAGACTACAACCATTGTATGGTCCTTTGAGTTTTGGGTGTTCTACTTTTGATGCTAATAGGAGGATCCGGGATTCGAGTTTGCTGCATGGATCATGGCTCAAGAATTTCTCAGCCTCTTCTTCTGCTTGCTACTCAGTCGGGGCTGCACATGCTGTCTCATTTGATGGAAGCCCTCCTGATGAACAGCTTGCAAATTCCTCTTTTTCGCCTGACCCGTATGTAATTGTTGTTCTTAATATTTTGAATTCTATTTCTCCATGA